From the Diospyros lotus cultivar Yz01 chromosome 13, ASM1463336v1, whole genome shotgun sequence genome, one window contains:
- the LOC127789347 gene encoding rho GTPase-activating protein 5-like, translating into MTEILQSPSPLPSSPSSITRENDGPDALFNSPTTYSVALYRGEGDTGGGGGRERKRREREEGDQLSLVAVVATVLRKSLVGCRSSGRVEDFSSMEIGVPTDVRHVAHVTFDRFNGFLGLPVEFEPEVPRRPPSASTSVFGVSTESMQLSFDSRGNSVPTILLMMQRRLYAQGGLQAEGIFRINAENSQEEYVREQLNHGIVPDNMDMHCLAGLIKAWFRELPNGLLDSLSPEDVMQAQSEQECARLVRQLPPTEASLLDWAINLMADVAQLESANKMNSRNVAMVFAPNMTQMADPLTALMYAVQVMNFLRTLIDKTLREREETVVDQAPPSQVEPSDENGHHSSQQPLFEEVDEVTDNEERVFLAEEPSAETPAHHTSNDSNPENDHGFLTSIENIFPGGKVHLTDSCPREVKDAAAEEGGCGYGSSSAQNTRKKKTGQSSSRNLKKTSKKGNDRATSTEKNRGTTIISRLNSRTTDRIEAWR; encoded by the exons ATGACCGAGATACTGCAATCTCCATCCCCTTTGCCTTCATCCCCAAGCTCCATAACCAGAGAAAATGATGGCCCTGACGCCCTTTTTAACAGCCCCACTACATACTCTGTAGCTTTATACAGGGGAGAGGGAGATACAGGAGGAGGAGGtggtagagagagaaagaggagagagagagaggagggcgACCAGCTTTCCCTGGTGGCTGTTGTGGCGACTGTGCTGAGAAAATCCTTGGTTGGGTGCAGGAGCAGTGGGAGAGTTGAAGATTTCTCATCAATGGAAATTGGGGTGCCTACTGATGTCAGGCATGTGGCCCATGTCACATTTGACCGCTTCAATGGCTTCCTTGGCCTTCCTGTTGAGTTTGAGCCTGAGGTTCCCAGGCGGCCTCCCAGTGCCAG TACAAGTGTGTTCGGAGTTTCAACAGAGTCGATGCAGCTGTCCTTCGACTCCAGAGGCAACAGTGTGCCGACCATACTTCTGATGATGCAAAGACGCTTGTACGCACAGGGAGGCCTGCAG GCAGAGGGAATCTTCAGAATAAACGCCGAGAACAGCCAAGAGGAGTATGTTAGGGAACAGCTGAACCATGGAATCGTGCCAGATAACATGGATATGCACTGCTTAGCAGGTCTTATTAAG GCTTGGTTTCGAGAACTCCCAAATGGTCTGTTGGATTCTCTGTCACCAGAGGATGTAATGCAAGCCCAGTCGGAGCAGGAATGTGCCCGGCTTGTGAGACAACTTCCACCAACAGAAGCTTCTCTGCTGGACTGGGCGATAAACCTAATGGCCGATGTAGCTCAGCTGGAAAGTGCAAACAAGATGAACTCACGCAACGTTGCTATGGTGTTTGCCCCAAACATGACTCAA ATGGCAGATCCTTTGACGGCATTGATGTACGCAGTCCAAGTAATGAATTTTCTGAGGACTCTTATTGACAAGACATTGAGAGAAAGGGAAGAGACTGTAGTTGATCAAGCTCCTCCATCCCAAGTCGAGCCTTCTGACGAGAACGGACACCACAGCTCCCAACAGCCGTTGTTTGAGGAGGTCGATGAGGTGACTGACAACGAAGAACGCGTCTTCTTAGCTGAAGAACCGTCAGCAGAAACCCCGGCTCACCATACTAGCAACGACTCAAACCCCGAAAATGATCATGGTTTCCTAACCTCGATCGAAAACATTTTTCCCGGGGGGAAGGTGCATTTGACTGATAGCTGCCCCAGGGAGGTTAAGGATGCAGCAGCCGAAGAGGGTGGCTGTGGGTATGGCTCTAGCTCTGCACAGAATACTCGAAAGAAGAAAACTGGCCAATCCAGCAGTCGCAATCtcaagaaaacatcaaaaaaaGGAAACGACCGGGCAACATCGACAGAGAAGAACCGGGGGACGACCATCATTAGCCGGCTAAATTCAAGAACAACTGATAGGATCGAAGCTTGGAGATGA
- the LOC127788632 gene encoding uncharacterized protein LOC127788632 isoform X1 yields the protein MFKLQCFSQRFSNAASTLVPVQLPQQMETHFWYIVPDEVKNESLLNQYVELLSSCEKENVFRMCGEELKKRALLARALVRTTIARYQINSQVSPRSLKFRKNIHGKPEVERQLVDGWDQPMLHFNLSHSSSLIACGVTLDSPIGIDVEEKQRKTKNDILSFARRYFSHHEVDFLASIPDPEIQRHEFIKLWTLKEAYVKALGTGFSGAPFKTFTIRYSTATGGSFHLPWNSDSEACEIVVDPSDCPSNSARNWQFALLELAGTHYAAICKDNSNLAEDKGSRPMKLTVWKTVPFVEDQCVSGTDAVIGICGLS from the exons ATGTTTAAACTACAATGCTTCAGTCAGAGGTTCTCCAATGCTGCATCAACTCTGGTTCCTGTGCAACTTCCACAACAAAT GGAAACGCATTTTTGGTATATTGTACCAGATGAAGTGAAGAATGAATCGCTTCTTAATCAATATGTGGAACTACTATCATCATGTGagaaagaaaatgttttccGCATGTGTGGAGAGGAGCTTAAGAAAAGGGCTCTGCTAGCTCGTGCCTTGGTTCGCACTACCATAGCAAGAT ATCAGATAAATTCTCAAGTTAGTCCAAGATCCTTGAAATTTAGGAAGAACATCCATGGGAAGCCTGAG GTTGAGAGGCAACTAGTTGACGGATGGGACCAGCCTATGCTACATTTCAACCTTtcacattcttcttctttgataGCCTGTGGGGTGACCCTTGATTCACCA ATTGGCATTGACGTGGAAGAAAAGCAACGGAAAACAAAGAATGATATATTATCTTTTGCTAGGCGGTACTTTTCACACCATGAAGTGGATTTCTTAGCTTCCATTCCTGACCCTGAAATTCAGCGCcatgaatttataaaattatggaCATTAAAG GAGGCTTATGTCAAAGCCTTGGGAACAGGTTTCTCGGGTGCACCTTTCAAGACCTTCACCATCCGGTATAGCACTGCTACTGGAGGAAGCTTTCACCTCCCCTGGAATTCAGACTCTGAG GCATGTGAAATAGTTGTTGATCCTTCTGACTGCCCCTCAAACTCTGCAAGGAATTGGCAGTTTGCCCTCCTTGAATTGGCTGGTACTCATTATGCCGCCATTTGCAAGGACAATAGTAACCTTGCTGAAG ACAAAGGAAGCAGGCCAATGAAGTTGACAGTGTGGAAGACTGTCCCATTTGTTGAAGATCAGTGTGTTTCTGGGACGGATGCAGTTATAGGGATTTGTGGCTTATCTTAG
- the LOC127788632 gene encoding 4'-phosphopantetheinyl transferase pptA isoform X2 gives MLQSEVLQCCINSGSCATSTTNINSQVSPRSLKFRKNIHGKPEVERQLVDGWDQPMLHFNLSHSSSLIACGVTLDSPIGIDVEEKQRKTKNDILSFARRYFSHHEVDFLASIPDPEIQRHEFIKLWTLKEAYVKALGTGFSGAPFKTFTIRYSTATGGSFHLPWNSDSEACEIVVDPSDCPSNSARNWQFALLELAGTHYAAICKDNSNLAEDKGSRPMKLTVWKTVPFVEDQCVSGTDAVIGICGLS, from the exons ATGCTTCAGTCAGAGGTTCTCCAATGCTGCATCAACTCTGGTTCCTGTGCAACTTCCACAACAAAT ATAAATTCTCAAGTTAGTCCAAGATCCTTGAAATTTAGGAAGAACATCCATGGGAAGCCTGAG GTTGAGAGGCAACTAGTTGACGGATGGGACCAGCCTATGCTACATTTCAACCTTtcacattcttcttctttgataGCCTGTGGGGTGACCCTTGATTCACCA ATTGGCATTGACGTGGAAGAAAAGCAACGGAAAACAAAGAATGATATATTATCTTTTGCTAGGCGGTACTTTTCACACCATGAAGTGGATTTCTTAGCTTCCATTCCTGACCCTGAAATTCAGCGCcatgaatttataaaattatggaCATTAAAG GAGGCTTATGTCAAAGCCTTGGGAACAGGTTTCTCGGGTGCACCTTTCAAGACCTTCACCATCCGGTATAGCACTGCTACTGGAGGAAGCTTTCACCTCCCCTGGAATTCAGACTCTGAG GCATGTGAAATAGTTGTTGATCCTTCTGACTGCCCCTCAAACTCTGCAAGGAATTGGCAGTTTGCCCTCCTTGAATTGGCTGGTACTCATTATGCCGCCATTTGCAAGGACAATAGTAACCTTGCTGAAG ACAAAGGAAGCAGGCCAATGAAGTTGACAGTGTGGAAGACTGTCCCATTTGTTGAAGATCAGTGTGTTTCTGGGACGGATGCAGTTATAGGGATTTGTGGCTTATCTTAG
- the LOC127788632 gene encoding 4'-phosphopantetheinyl transferase pptA isoform X3: MLHQLWFLCNFHNKYQINSQVSPRSLKFRKNIHGKPEVERQLVDGWDQPMLHFNLSHSSSLIACGVTLDSPIGIDVEEKQRKTKNDILSFARRYFSHHEVDFLASIPDPEIQRHEFIKLWTLKEAYVKALGTGFSGAPFKTFTIRYSTATGGSFHLPWNSDSEACEIVVDPSDCPSNSARNWQFALLELAGTHYAAICKDNSNLAEDKGSRPMKLTVWKTVPFVEDQCVSGTDAVIGICGLS, translated from the exons ATGCTGCATCAACTCTGGTTCCTGTGCAACTTCCACAACAAAT ATCAGATAAATTCTCAAGTTAGTCCAAGATCCTTGAAATTTAGGAAGAACATCCATGGGAAGCCTGAG GTTGAGAGGCAACTAGTTGACGGATGGGACCAGCCTATGCTACATTTCAACCTTtcacattcttcttctttgataGCCTGTGGGGTGACCCTTGATTCACCA ATTGGCATTGACGTGGAAGAAAAGCAACGGAAAACAAAGAATGATATATTATCTTTTGCTAGGCGGTACTTTTCACACCATGAAGTGGATTTCTTAGCTTCCATTCCTGACCCTGAAATTCAGCGCcatgaatttataaaattatggaCATTAAAG GAGGCTTATGTCAAAGCCTTGGGAACAGGTTTCTCGGGTGCACCTTTCAAGACCTTCACCATCCGGTATAGCACTGCTACTGGAGGAAGCTTTCACCTCCCCTGGAATTCAGACTCTGAG GCATGTGAAATAGTTGTTGATCCTTCTGACTGCCCCTCAAACTCTGCAAGGAATTGGCAGTTTGCCCTCCTTGAATTGGCTGGTACTCATTATGCCGCCATTTGCAAGGACAATAGTAACCTTGCTGAAG ACAAAGGAAGCAGGCCAATGAAGTTGACAGTGTGGAAGACTGTCCCATTTGTTGAAGATCAGTGTGTTTCTGGGACGGATGCAGTTATAGGGATTTGTGGCTTATCTTAG
- the LOC127788631 gene encoding putative pentatricopeptide repeat-containing protein At3g11460, mitochondrial — protein sequence MTRRPLCSCRCASRFVHSLSRRNASASWNTQLRLLAKQGHFQQALDLYRRMLRSGDCPNAFTFPFVLKSCAALSLPAAAAQLHSHVAKTGCGSEPFVQTALISVYCKCGLIGHGRKVFDESPQSRMLTVCYNALISGYTYNSQLLPAVTLFCRMRELGVPVNAVTMLGLVPGCTVPLRLGFGMSVHGFCVRCGLIIDFSVGNTLLTMYVRCGSIELARNLFDGMPDKGLITWNAMISGYAQNGHATHVLELYQEMEELGICPDPVTLVGVLSSCANLGARKVGRKVEQLIESSGFGVNPFLKNALINMHARCGNLARAHAIFDDMPEKKLISWTAIIGGYGMHGHGETAVQLFDEMIKTGIQPDGAIFVSILSACSHAGLTDKGLDYFAMMERNYGLQPGPEHYSCVVDLLGRAGRLAEAQRLIEAMPMEPDSVVWGSLLGACKIHRNVKIAEIAFDYVIKLEPTNTGYYVLMSNLYKETANLDGVLAVHIMMRDRKLRKDPGCSYVEHEDETHLFTVGDRSHPQTGEIYRMLDRLEVLVKEKNYQERRNGELASGMEVHSEKLAIAFGLLNTNPGMEILVIKNLRICGDCHWFIKSVSKIADRPFVVRDATRFHHFKDGVCSCNDYW from the coding sequence ATGACCAGACGACCACTATGCTCATGCCGCTGCGCAAGCAGGTTCGTCCACTCTCTAAGCCGCAGGAACGCAAGCGCTTCATGGAACACCCAACTGCGGCTGCTGGCGAAGCAAGGCCACTTCCAGCAAGCCCTCGACCTCTACCGCCGGATGCTCCGATCAGGCGACTGTCCCAACGCCTTCACCTTCCCTTTCGTCCTCAAGTCCTGCGCCGCCCTCTCGCTGCCGGCGGCCGCCGCCCAGCTCCACTCGCATGTTGCCAAGACAGGCTGCGGGTCCGAGCCATTTGTCCAGACCGCACTGATTTCTGTGTACTGCAAATGTGGGTTAATTGGCCATGGGCGCAAGGTGTTCGACGAAAGCCCTCAATCAAGAATGCTGACTGTGTGTTACAATGCTTTGATTTCTGGGTACACTTACAATTCTCAGCTTTTGCCTGCGGTTACTCTGTTTTGCCGAATGAGGGAGTTAGGGGTGCCGGTTAATGCCGTCACAATGTTGGGTTTGGTTCCGGGCTGTACTGTGCCATTGCGTCTGGGCTTTGGGATGTCTGTTCATGGCTTCTGCGTGAGGTGTGGGTTGATTATTGACTTCTCTGTTGGGAATACTTTGCTGACAATGTACGTCCGATGCGGGTCGATTGAACTTGCCAGGAATTTGTTTGATGGCATGCCTGACAAAGGGTTGATTACATGGAATGCTATGATTTCTGGGTACGCACAGAATGGTCATGCCACCCATGTTTTGGAGCTTTATCAAGAGATGGAAGAGCTAGGGATTTGCCCCGACCCGGTGACACTTGTTGGGGTTTTGTCATCTTGTGCTAATTTGGGTGCCCGAAAGGTTGGTCGGAAGGTTGAGCAGCTGATAGAATCTAGTGGGTTCGGGGTTAATCCTTTCTTGAAAAATGCCTTGATTAACATGCACGCTAGGTGTGGTAATTTGGCCAGAGCTCATGCTATTTTTGATGACATGCCGGAGAAAAAGTTGATATCGTGGACAGCAATCATAGGTGGGTATGGAATGCATGGACATGGAGAAACTGCAGTGCAGCTCTTTGATGAGATGATTAAGACAGGTATTCAACCTGATGGAGCGATATTTGTAAGCATTTTATCTGCTTGCAGCCATGCAGGATTGACTGATAAGGGCTTGGACTATTTTGCTATGATGGAGAGGAATTATGGGTTGCAGCCAGGTCCAGAGCATTACTCTTGTGTGGTGGATCTTTTGGGTCGGGCAGGTCGGCTTGCAGAAGCTCAGAGGCTCATTGAAGCAATGCCAATGGAGCCTGATAGTGTTGTATGGGGGAGCCTTTTGGGTGCTTGTAAGATCCACAGGAATGTTAAGATTGCCGAGATAGCTTTCGACTATGTTATCAAACTTGAGCCTACAAACACTGGATACTATGTTTTGATGTCAAACTTGTACAAAGAGACAGCGAACCTGGATGGAGTATTAGCGGTTCACATTATGATGAGAGACCGGAAGCTTAGGAAGGATCCCGGGTGTAGTTATGTTGAACACGAAGATGAGACTCACCTCTTTACAGTTGGAGATAGAAGTCACCCTCAAACAGGGGAGATTTACAGAATGTTGGATAGGTTGGAAGTTTtggtaaaggaaaaaaattatcaaGAGCGAAGAAATGGAGAGCTTGCAAGTGGAATGGAGGTGCACAGTGAAAAACTGGCCATTGCATTTGGGCTTCTAAACACTAACCCAGGAATGGAGATTCTTGTGATAAAGAACCTGAGGATATGTGGAGATTGCCACTGGTTTATAAAGTCGGTTAGCAAGATTGCAGATCGGCCATTTGTTGTTAGAGATGCAACTCGTTTTCATCATTTCAAAGATGGAGTCTGTTCTTGCAATGACTACTGGTGA